A window from Citrus sinensis cultivar Valencia sweet orange chromosome 3, DVS_A1.0, whole genome shotgun sequence encodes these proteins:
- the LOC102606793 gene encoding protein ENHANCER OF LHP1 1 — translation MKVRSVKLREAHKCGNAASFCSILWDQQAHHLVTASSSETTISIHDPLLPSNLPKILRHHRDGVTALALSPNSTCLASGSIDHSVKLYKFPGGEFQTNITRFTLPIRVLAFNKSGSMLAAAGDDEGIKLINTIDGSIARVLKGHKGPVTGLAFDPNSEYLASIDSIGTVIYWELQSGRELHNLKRVAPDIGSDLSSMNVLSWSPDGETLAVPGLKNDVVMYDRDTAEKLFSLRGDHVQPICSLSWSPNGKYMATSSLDRQVLIWDVGKKLDIDRQKFDDRICCMAWKPIGNALAVIDVMGKYGVWESVVPSSMKSPTEDIPSSRSNYNGLLLFDEEEQEPSTSGSLSDLGEDSHGESEMPSRKRLRKQTVFDEDLDEEVNDELNLFPKTESRKKAHSTHKEYSDKGNGSRSMRTSTRKNMQEAFQPGATPVQPGKRRFLCYNMLGTITTMEHDGYSHIEIDFHDTGRGARVPSMTDYFGFTMASLNENGSVFANPCKGEKNMSTLMYRPFSSWANNSEWSMRFEGEEVKAVALGTAWVAAVTSLNFLRIFTEGGLQRHVLSLDGPVVTTSGFQDQLAVVTHVSDCDQMLEFRVFNIAKGTEPLKGRLPLTPGSQLTWFGFSEEGQLSSYDSKGILRVYTNLYGGSWLPIFSASKDKKSDENYWIVGLNASKLFCIVCKNPDLFPQVMPKPVLTLLDLSFPLASSDLGAETLENEFMMNNFHLSQIPKRMEEVTDAGLDTSSLDDEAFNLEAAQDRCILRLIASCCNGDKLVRATELVKLLSLDKSMQGAIKLVTKLKLPNLAERFNSILEERLLSETKETPNTTLLISNNNVTARGDVDVSKASTSTERSEMVEPIVPSVKFSLPIFKKKVKSPEEIKLGNEPTIQNQKAKVDNNREVKGIEDNNAGAVTKVEKTKIQSQHPPNVFFKSSNNQENTNKAGEVNQSQPQRPSPSNPFFKSSIK, via the exons ATGAAAGTCCGGTCAGTGAAGCTAAGAGAAGCGCACAAGTGCGGCAACGCCGCCTCGTTCTGCTCCATCTTGTGGGACCAGCAGGCCCACCACTTGGTCACGGCCTCATCTTCCGAAACCACAATATCCATCCACGATCCTCTTCTCCCTTCAAATTTGCCCAAGATTCTTCGTCACCACCGAGATGGCGTCACCGCCTTGGCCCTCAGCCCCAACTCCACCTGTCTCGCCTCCGGATCCATCGATCACTCTGTCAAGCTCTACAAGTTTCCCG gTGGAGAATTTCAGACCAATATTACCAGATTTACTCTGCCAATTCGCGTCCTTGCGTTTAATAAGTCTGGAAGCATGTTGGCAGCTGCTGGGGATGATGAAGGAATTAAGCTTATTAATACAATTGATGGATCGATTGCGAGGGTACTCAAAGGACACAAAGGACCTGTTACTGGCTTAGCCTTTGACCCCAATAGTGAGTACTTGGCATCGATTGATTCAATAGGGACTGTCATATACTGGGAGCTCCAGTCTGGAAGAGAGTTACATAACCTTAAACGTGTTGCTCCTGACATTGGTTCAGATCTTTCCAGCATGAATGTACTTAGCTGGAGTCCTGATGGGGAGACCTTAGCTGTTCCAGGTTTGAAAAATGATGTGGTGATGTATGATAGAGACACAGCTGAAAAGTTGTTTTCACTGAGAGGAGATCACGTGCAGCCAATATGTTCCTTGTCTTGGTCACCTAATGGCAAATACATGGCCACTTCTAGTTTGGATCGGCAAGTTCTTATATGGGATGTTGGTAAGAAGCTGGACATTGATAGGCAGAAATTTGATGATAGAATATGTTGTATGGCGTGGAAGCCCATTGGCAATGCATTGGCTGTTATTGATGTGATGGGAAAATATGGTGTGTGGGAATCGGTTGTTCCTTCATCAATGAAATCTCCTACAGAAGATATTCCTAGTTCACGATCAAACTATAATGGGCTTCTACTGTTTGATGAGGAGGAGCAAGAGCCTAGTACATCTGGTAGTTTAAGTGATCTTGGAGAAGATAGTCATGGTGAATCAGAAATGCCTAGCAGAAAGAGATTAAGGAAACAGACTGTATTTGACGAAGATCTGGATGAGGAAGTTAACGACGAGTTGAACTTGTTTCCAAAAACTGAATCCAGGAAGAAGGCACATTCTACCCACAAGGAATACTCTGATAAGGGAAATGGATCAAGAAGCATGAGGACATCTACCAGGAAAAATATGCAGGAGGCTTTTCAGCCAGGAGCGACTCCTGTCCAGCCCGGAAAGAGGCGCTTCTTGTGCTACAATATGCTTGGAACTATAACTACTATGGAACATGATGGATATTCCCATATAGAG ATAGATTTTCATGATACTGGGAGAGGAGCTCGAGTCCCGTCGATGACTGATTATTTTGGATTCACTATGgcttcattaaatgaaaatggaagTGTTTTTGCAAATCCGTGCAAGGGTGAGAAGAACATGAGTACTCTCATGTATCGCCCATTTAGCAGCTGGGCGAATAACAGTGAG TGGTCTATGCGGTTTGAAGGAGAAGAAGTGAAGGCTGTGGCACTTGGTACAGCTTGGGTGGCTGCAGTTACAAGTCTTAATTTTCTGCGCATCTTCACTGAGGGTGGTTTGCAG AGGCATGTTCTATCCCTTGACGGGCCAGTAGTGACCACATCAGGCTTCCAAGACCAACTTGCAGTTGTCACTCATGTTTCTGATTGTGATCAG ATGCTAGAGTTTAGAGTATTCAACATAGCTAAGGGGACTGAGCCCTTGAAAGGACGGCTTCCATTAACTCCTGGTTCACAACTAACATGGTTTGGGTTTAGTGAAGAAGGTCAATTGAGTTCATATGATTCTAAG GGCATTTTGAGGGTTTATACAAATCTATATGGAGGCAGCTGGCTCCCAATTTTCAG TGCTAGCAAAGACAAAAAGTCAGATGAAAACTACTGGATTGTTGGGTTGAACGCAAGCAAGTTGTTTTGCATTGTCTGTAAAAACCCTGACTTATTCCCGCAG GTGATGCCCAAACCAGTCCTCACTCTACTAGATCTTTCATTTCCCCTAGCATCTTCTGACCTGGGAGCAGAAACCCTTGAAAATGAGTTTATGATGAACAACTTTCATCTTTCACAG ATTCCAAAAAGAATGGAAGAAGTGACAGATGCAGGTTTGGACACTAGTTCACTTGATGACGAGGCTTTCAATTTAGAAGCAGCTCAAGATAGATGCATCTTGAGGCTCATTGCATCTTGCTGTAATG GTGACAAGCTTGTGAGGGCTACCGAACTTGTGAAACTTCTATCACTGGACAAATCAATGCAGGGAGCAATAAAGCTTGTTACAAAACTGAAGCTACCTAATTTGGCAGAAAGGTTTAACAGCATACTGGAG GAAAGGTTGCTCAGCGAAACCAAGGAGACTCCAAATACTACCCTTCTGATCTCGAACAATAATGTGACGGCCAGAGGGGATGTTGATGTCAGCAAGGCCTCGACTTCAACTGAAAGAAGTGAAATGGTGGAACCTATTGTTCCGTCTGTAAAATTCTCTCTCCCGATATTCAAAAAGAAAGTCAAATCGCCAGAGGAAATTAAACTTGGTAACGAACCAACAATTCAAAACCAGAAGGCAAAAGTGGATAATAACAGGGAGGTAAAGGGTATAGAGGACAACAATGCAGGAGCTGTGACTAAGGTAGAGAAAACCAAGATACAATCACAACATCCACCTAATgtatttttcaagtcatcaaACAATCAGGAGAATACGAACAAGGCTGGTGAAGTGAATCAGTCGCAACCTCAGCGCCCATCCCCATCTAATCCGTTTTTCAAGTCATCAATCAAATGA
- the LOC102607084 gene encoding uncharacterized protein LOC102607084 codes for MAQVSPFLHLNHDIDDETQTLDSRPFWFLPVSDLYTSDPDLPTPEDVHRQADAYFYPVSDSDSPTGRHSPDLFDHRENQVNFVLDLIQQRVEQSQVLNVIDTDSALVSESDPLNDSGFGVVEGNCEIGHLDLDFGEGLGFFSLNTRENTNNNANHNHNNNNADNSRYNNARNVRDSIDNHCGFVVEGIDNDDVDDFFVERRVSNEVGPTGLRVIGFGSDSDSDVENENVNEIALGGLSIHSGDEYVHEDDHDDVAGTPLRWDSLQLEDNRETNEDFEWEEVDDRVDERDVLSMFVDENDDGNSISLSVSPIIAPEDVVSVERVGGLGNVEWEVLFNANNLETNPEVDHNDDEPYFGDHDDFIHTAEYEMLFGQFAENEMAWMGQPPASRSVVENLTVVVLTQEDVDGNNAICAVCKDEFGVGEKAKRLPCSHRYHGECIVPWLRIRNTCPVCRYEMPTDDIDYERRRRTERTGRVL; via the coding sequence ATGGCGCAAGTCTCCCCTTTCCTTCACCTCAATCACGACATAGACGACGAAACCCAAACACTTGATTCTCGTCCTTTCTGGTTCCTCCCAGTCTCTGACCTCTACACCTCCGATCCCGATTTGCCCACGCCGGAGGACGTTCACCGCCAAGCCGATGCTTATTTTTATCCGGTATCGGACTCCGATTCGCCGACAGGCCGACACAGCCCGGATCTCTTCGACCACCGGGAGAACCAGGTCAATTTCGTCCTGGATCTGATCCAACAACGCGTCGAGCAGTCTCAGGTACTTAACGTTATAGATACTGATTCTGCTTTGGTCTCGGAGTCGGATCCTTTAAACGACTCCGGTTTTGGCGTTGTTGAAGGGAATTGCGAAATCGGTCATCTGGACCTGGATTTCGGTGAAGGGTTAGGGTTTTTTTCTCTAAACACCCGTGAAAATACTAACAACAATGccaatcataatcataataataataatgcagaTAACAGTCGTTATAACAATGCTCGCAACGTCCGTGATAGCATCGATAATCATTGTGGGTTTGTTGTTGAGGGTATTGATAATGATGACGTCGATGATTTCTTCGTTGAGAGGAGGGTCTCTAACGAGGTGGGGCCCACAGGTCTTCGGGTTATTGGGTTTGGGTcagattctgattctgatgttgagaatgaaaatgtaaatgaaattGCATTAGGGGGATTGAGTATTCACTCGGGTGATGAGTATGTCCATGAGGATGATCATGATGATGTGGCGGGCACCCCTCTTCGTTGGGATTCTCTTCAGCTGGAGGATAATAGAGAAACCAATGAGGATTTTGAGTGGGAGGAAGTTGATGATCGTGTTGACGAGAGGGACGTTTTAAGTATGTTTGTTGATGAGAATGATGATGGGAATTCCATTTCTCTTTCCGTTTCACCAATAATTGCTCCGGAGGATGTTGTGAGCGTGGAAAGAGTTGGAGGGTTGGGGAATGTGGAGTGGGAAGTTTTATTCAATGCTAATAATTTGGAGACAAACCCTGAGGTCGATCATAACGATGATGAACCTTATTTTGGCGATcatgatgattttattcataCTGCAGAGTATGAGATGTTATTTGGTCAATTTGCAGAGAATGAGATGGCGTGGATGGGCCAGCCTCCAGCGTCTAGATCTGTTGTTGAAAATCTTACTGTGGTGGTTTTGACTCAAGAGGATGTGGACGGTAATAATGCAATCTGTGCAGTCTGTAAGGATGAGTTTGGCGTTGGGGAGAAAGCAAAGCGGTTGCCATGCTCTCATCGGTATCATGGAGAGTGCATTGTTCCATGGCTGAGAATCAGGAATACATGTCCAGTTTGTCGATATGAGATGCCTACTGATGATATTGATTATgagaggaggaggaggacTGAAAGAACAGGTCGTGTCCTGTGA
- the LOC102620010 gene encoding basic leucine zipper 43 gives MLSLSLLFSISSSDQVNIQAMGTYEIKDPNLVPLCHAHKTHAFSTHFSNLQHMELASNCTVTQANPAQNPEWSSNFSGRFLSNSQFHVPVHIFSPNTSVSPRSGSALDEARETPASIINEKRLKRVISNRESARRSRMRKKKLIEELQAQVNHVQTVNHQLSEKLISLLESNHQIVQENSQLKEKVSSLQLVISDLLAPLRGLEEVNGNMNRPRAEASSLSIHQ, from the coding sequence ATGCTGTCTCTTTCCCTCTTGTTCTCTATTTCATCAAGTGATCAAGTGAATATTCAAGCCATGGGGACATACGAAATCAAGGATCCGAATCTTGTGCCTCTCTGTCACGCCCACAAAACTCATGCCTTTTCAACTCACTTTTCAAATTTGCAGCACATGGAATTGGCAAGTAATTGCACTGTAACCCAAGCAAATCCTGCACAAAATCCAGAATGGAGCTCAAATTTCTCCGGCAGATTCTTATCCAACTCTCAGTTTCATGTTCCAGTTCATATATTCTCACCAAATACATCGGTATCTCCCAGAAGTGGCTCTGCTTTAGATGAGGCAAGAGAGACTCCGGCGAGCATTATCAATGAGAAGAGGCTCAAAAGAGTGATATCCAACAGGGAATCTGCTCGAAGATCGCGGATGCGTAAGAAGAAGCTAATTGAAGAGCTTCAGGCCCAGGTTAACCATGTACAAACTGTGAATCATCAGCTATCAGAAAAGCTCATCAGCTTGTTAGAAAGCAACCACCAGATCGTCCAAGAGAATTCCCAACTCAAGGAAAAAGTTTCATCCCTTCAATTGGTTATTTCCGATCTGTTAGCACCTCTGAGAGGTTTGGAAGAAGTTAATGGCAATATGAATCGCCCGAGAGCTGAAGCTTCAAGTCTATCCATCCATCAGTAG